The Brassica oleracea var. oleracea cultivar TO1000 chromosome C6, BOL, whole genome shotgun sequence genome includes a region encoding these proteins:
- the LOC106300830 gene encoding small G protein signaling modulator 1-like, with amino-acid sequence MFGPLRLTTTDKVAAATRSVASTVTFVAAVFLTLILGGRWVVFADGSSGGAARNGYAGEFWSTAVAPSNVGLAVAVTVVAVAVTVVYSHRGSIGSPWSLRRRKHALQPKQWNAFFTEEGRLGDGGVQFLKKVRSGGVDPSIRPEVWLFLLGVYDLNSTEEERDSIRQQKQKEYENLRRQCREINRRNENGSDSKQTSQSSNTEDSQVLDSHDIEQVSISTRSIQVEESEKLNSESIRQDGDCEKSGVTSEDASNDSDSTNSEETETSPLLAKEVESHDTTVNSEATNSEETETLPLVAKEEEAERHGKVNQEKDTQSPSSKPKSQAEEEFNTIWQRIIRLDAVRANDEWVPYSPSQAGVSDTKARGIATQVGLTDYEDLEPCRILHAARLVAILEAYAVYDPEIGYCQGMSDLLSPILAVIEDDAFAFWCFVGFMSKARHNFRLDEVGIRRQLSMVSKIIKYKDIRLYRHLENLEAEDCFFVYRMVVVMFRRELTFEQTLCLWEVMWADQAAIRTGIAKATWGRIRLRAPPTEDLLLYAIAASVLQRRKTIIEKYSGMDEIMKECNSMAGRLDVWKLLDDAHDLVVNLHDKI; translated from the exons ATGTTTGGACCACTACGATTGACGACGACCGACAAAGTGGCGGCGGCCACTCGCTCCGTCGCATCGACGGTAACTTTCGTCGCCGCGGTCTTCTTGACGCTGATCCTCGGCGGGAGATGGGTCGTCTTTGCCGATGGCAGCAGCGGTGGCGCCGCCAGGAACGGATACGCAGGCGAATTCTGGTCGACGGCTGTTGCTCCTTCCAATGTTGGTTTAGCCGTGGCGGTCACCGTCGTGGCCGTGGCTGTCACCGTCGTCTACTCCCATAG AGGAAGCATTGGATCGCCTTGGTCACTGAGGAGAAGAAAGCATGCTCTTCAGCCTAAACAATGGAATGCCTTTTTCACAGAGGAAGGCCGACTCGGTGATGGAGGTGTCCAATTTCTGAAGAAAGTTCGCAGTGGG GGTGTGGATCCAAGCATCAGACCAGAAGTTTGGCTGTTCCTCCTTGGAGT GTATGACTTAAACAGCACCGAAGAAGAAAGAGATTCTATCCGACAGCAGAAACA GAAGGAATATGAAAACCTGCGGAGACAGTGTCGCGAGATTAATAGGCGCAATGAAAATGGCAGTGACTCAAAGCAGACATCTCAGAGCAGCAACACCGAAGACAGCCAGGTTCTTGATTCCCATGATATTGAACAAGTCAGTATTTCCACGAGATCCATCCAAGTAGAAGAATCAGAGAAGTTGAATTCCGAATCGATCCGTCAAGATGGGGACTGTGAAAAGAGTGGCGTCACCTCCGAAGATGCCTCTAATGACTCAGACTCAACCAACTCTGAAGAAACCGAGACTTCACCTCTTCTAGCGAAGGAAGTAGAAAGCCATGATACAACCGTTAACTCAGAGGCAACCAACTCTGAAGAAACTGAGACTTTGCCTCTTGTAGCCAAAGAAGAAGAAGCAGAAAGACACGGTAAAGTCAACCAAGAAAAAGACACTCAGTCTCCATCATCAAAGCCAAAATCTCAGGCAGAAGAGGAATTCAACACAATTTGGCAGAGAATAATCCGCCTGGATGCAGTGAGAGCCAATGATGAATGGGTGCCCTACTCACCATCTCAAGCTGGTGTGTCTGACACAAAAGCCCGGGGAATAGCCACACAGGTTGGTCTTACTGACTACGAGGACTTGGAGCCCTGCAGGATCTTACATGCAGCTCGCCTGGTCGCCATCCTTGAAGCCTACGCGGTCTACGACCCTGAAATAGGTTACTGTCAAGGAATGAGCGACTTACTATCTCCTATACTCGCAGTAATCGAAGACGACGCGTTTGCGTTCTGGTGCTTTGTCGGGTTCATGAGTAAAGCAAGGCATAATTTCAGGCTAGACGAGGTTGGAATCAGGAGACAACTCTCAATGGTATCGAAAATCATAAAGTACAAAGACATCCGCTTGTACAGGCACTTGGAGAACCTAGAAGCGGAAGACTGCTTCTTTGTATACCGTATGGTGGTGGTGATGTTCAGACGAGAGCTAACATTTGAGCAGACGCTTTGCCTGTGGGAAGTAATGTGGGCGGATCAAGCAGCCATAAGAACCGGGATTGCAAAGGCGACATGGGGGAGAATAAGGTTACGGGCACCACCGACAGAAGATCTGTTGCTATATGCGATAGCGGCAAGCGTGTTGCAGAGGAGAAAGACGATCATAGAGAAGTACAGTGGGATGGATGAGATAATGAAGGAATGTAATAGCATGGCTGGTCGTCTTGATGTTTGGAAACTTCTTGACGATGCTCATGACTTGGTCGTCAATCTTCACGACAAGATCTGA